The segment GATATAGAATTCCTCATGGAGATACGCCAGCCCACGAGCAGTGCCCAGGATAATGTTGAACCTTTCCTTCCAGCTCAAAAGTCTTTTATTTTTTCCTACATGTAGGGAAATTCACTAGACTTTCAAAACCTATCATGTTTGTTGTAACAGAAGAAAGAAACAAAAGACGAAAGTTCAGGAAAAGCTAACCAAATAATATTCTGTCAAGGCTGCTATTGGGCATGTACTCATAAATCAGGAGTCTTTCATGGCCTTGTCTGCAACATCCGAGTAAACGCACAAgatttttgtgatgaacattggaAATAAGTCTCACTTCGCTAACAAATTCAGAAATTGCACGTGCAGAATCACCTAATGTCAGCTTCTTTACTGCCACAACTTTGCCATTTTTCAATGTTCCCTGCAAATATCGAGTAACTCATCGTTTGAATACATCAACACAGAAGCCTCATATGAACTGCAAATAAACAATAATTTACCTTAAATACTTCACCAAACCCTCCTTCTCCAAGCTTATTTGCCTGATCAAAATTGTTAGTTGCCTTCTTCAGTATCTTGAACTCAAAATCTTCTGGCCCACGGAGTTCCGTTGCTCCTTCAATATCCGCTGTTCCATAGATTTGTTATATGAGTATTAATCAAGATCGAATTGACTTGAGAgactttctcttcatcatctataATATATTAAATTTGGCCTTTAACAGTTTACCTTTTTTCTGGCCTGGCCGCATTATCTGCATCCCGAAGACACTGAGACAAGTTAGAAAGCCAAGCAGGAATACCCCTCCCACAACACCAAGTATTATCGACTTTGGAGAAGTCGCCTTCTTCCCTGAAAAACAAAACGGAGGATACATCAACGGTGAAAAAACAATAGTCAACAGAAGTAACTGTCTGACAAAATTTGAAGGAAAATCGATTTAGGTGATCGACTGAAGCTCTTCATTACTTGATTCTATGAAATTATATTTCTGAAATTATTAATTCAAACTTACTTCTAAGGAAAACTGTCAAAAGCGCTAACAAAATTGAAGTTCTTCAATTGAATATAATTAGAATCTAACCTGTGGGTAAGAAACGTGCCGAGTTGATAGTCGCATTGCTTGGAAAAAGGGGTACGGAACTGTATCGCAAGTAGCAGGCGACGTCTATAGCCCGTCCCTCAGAGACAGGAAAACGCTTATTTATGTTGGTCTGAGCATTACTCAGGCAATTTTTGCAGGAATCTTCTGGAATAGAACGTAAACAGAAGGCAAGTCCATAGATAGTGGTATTAGAGGGCCCTTGTCTAGTCTCCGCAGCAAAATAATCTTTTAGTCGAGGAGTTTCAGTGTAAAGATCACTTATCAAACTTCGACCAGTTGCCGAAATTAAATCGGAATTGGTGGCGTCGACATTGCCGCAAAGTGCTTGTGGTCTGACATCAGAATTGAAATTCTGATCGTAACtcagatcataaaaattgaaattcTTATAACGCCGATAACAGCCGTCATAGTACGCTGTGACGGACACACCGGAGCAGTTGTGAATTTTGTCCTCTGCAACTTTTATGCAGTTAAGGCAATCGGCAGAGGACTTATCCTTTCTGCACTGCGCCAGAACGTACACTGAATCCGTAGATGCCACCTCGTCTTTTGTAGCAAATCCAGATGGAACAACTTTTTTCATCACAGATGCCAGCGCAGAGTTCAATTTTTTCTGAAAGAGGGTTACGTTGTTGGGGACGCTGGTACTGTTAGGAATAATTAAGATTGTCtagaaaataatagaatatttctAGAGTCTTCCAGGCACTGTTTTAAAAAAAACAGAGCTGTTGTAAAAAGAAGTTTCCAGAGTTTAGAGTTTTCTAGAAAGCAAGAAGATTCTAGGCTTCAAAGATGTAATAGCTATATATATGTGTGATTGAGGACAACTGCTATACACAGTTTTTTTTAATTGAATGTATATATCTTTTCTAACTCTGTTTTGCCCTATTTTTATCTGTTTATGGTTGCTGTTATGTTTTTA is part of the Cryptomeria japonica chromosome 10, Sugi_1.0, whole genome shotgun sequence genome and harbors:
- the LOC131859548 gene encoding cold-responsive protein kinase 1-like, giving the protein MKKVVPSGFATKDEVASTDSVYVLAQCRKDKSSADCLNCIKVAEDKIHNCSGVSVTAYYDGCYRRYKNFNFYDLSYDQNFNSDVRPQALCGNVDATNSDLISATGRSLISDLYTETPRLKDYFAAETRQGPSNTTIYGLAFCLRSIPEDSCKNCLSNAQTNINKRFPVSEGRAIDVACYLRYSSVPLFPSNATINSARFLPTGKKATSPKSIILGVVGGVFLLGFLTCLSVFGMQIMRPGQKKADIEGATELRGPEDFEFKILKKATNNFDQANKLGEGGFGEVFKGTLKNGKVVAVKKLTLGDSARAISEFVSEVRLISNVHHKNLVRLLGCCRQGHERLLIYEYMPNSSLDRILFGKNKRLLSWKERFNIILGTARGLAYLHEEFYICIIHRDIKSSNILLDNSFQAKIADFGLARLLPNDKTHVSTRVAGTVVYTAPEYARYGQLTEKADTYSFGVVVLEIVSGRKSIDLKQPPDMQYLLQWVWGLHEDNKVLELVKSEKEMEGYNEEEVLRAINLALLCIQDSARHRPSMSEVVTILLRKGEFDFRKHLHTSFEDMLSMKFTESSATITESLIAC